The DNA region TGAAACGAGATTTGACAACATACCACCCGGCACTTGATACAAAAGTGTTTTAATATTAACGCCTAACACTTTAGGGTTCATCAAGCCTGAATCAAGGGCTGCCTCGCGCATAGGTCTAAAATATTCTGCAATCTCAGCCAGCAGTTCTTGATCAAATCCGGTATCAAAAGGTGTATTTCTAAAAGCTTCAACCATAACCTCAGTTGCAGGTTGTGCTGTACCAAGGGCAAAAGGTGATATTGCCGTATCTATAACATCACATCCGGCTTCAACAGCTTTCATATATGACATCGATGCTACACCTGAAGTGTAATGAGAATGAATTTGTAAAGGTAAATCGACATTAGCTTTTAGAGCTTTGACCAACTTCTCAGCTTCATAAGGTACCAGTAGTCCGGCCATATCCTTGATACAGATGGATTGTGCTCCCATGGATTCAAGTTCTTTGGCCAAATTTGTAAAATACTCAATAGTATGGACTTTTGATAAAGTATACGCGATGGCCACTTGAGCGTGACCACCTTCTTTATTAGTAGCATCTATTGCAGTTTTTAGATTACGCGTATCATTAAGAGCATCAAATATTCGAACGATATCAATACCGTTGGCAATTGCCTTTTGGACAAAATACTCAACCACATCGTCTGCATAGTTTCTATAGCCCAGTATATTTTGCCCTCTAAGAAGCATCTGTAATTTCGTGTTCTTAAATCCTTTTTTCAGACTTCTAAGTCGCTCCCATGGGTCTTCTTTTAAGAATCTTAGAGATGCATCAAAGGTAGCACCGCCCCAAACTTCCATGGAATGATAGCCAACTTGATCCAACTTCTGAATAATCGGGAGCATATCTTCGGTAGTCATTCGCGTTGCAATTAGAGACTGGTGCGCATCTCTAAAAATTGTATCCGTAATTTTTATGGGTTTCTTTATAATCTCTGCCATATTTACCTCCTTGGTCCATAATTGTTATGATTAGAGCATCTTTTGACCCCAATCTCATTATTAAGCTGTTAAAAACAAGGACAAGAATACACCGGCCGCAACAGCAGAACCGATAACACCTGCCACATTAGGTCCCATGGCATGCATCAGTAGGAAATTACTCTTATCTTCTTCTTGACCGACTTTTTGTACAACCCTAGCTGCCATTGGTACTGCCGAGACGCCCGCTGCACCAATTAAAGGATTGATTTGAGTTTTTGATAACTTGTTCATTAGCTTCGCGAGTAGGACACCTGAAGCTGTACCAAAAGCAAAGGCTATTAACCCTAGTAACAGTATACCAAGGGTTTCAAAATTCAGGAATGCCTCAGCACTGGTTGTTGCACCTACCGTAATACCAAGAAATATGGTTATCATATACATCATTGCATTTGAAGCTACCTCAGCTAGTTTTTCTGTAACACCAGATACCTTTATTAAATTACCAAACATAAGCATTCCAATCAAGGGTGCAGTCGTTGGCAAGATCATAATAACCAATATGGTTACAACAATCGGGAATAGAATCTTCTCTGTATGGGAGACTGGTCTTAGTTGCTTCATTTTTATTTTACGTTCTTCTTTGGTCGTTAATAACCGCATTATCGGTGGTTGTATAATAGGCACAAGTGACATATAAGAATACGCCGCTACCGCTATTGGACCCAGTAAATGAGGCGCAAGCTTAATGGCCGTATATATGGCTGTTGGACCATCAGCACCACCGATGATGGCAATGGCCGCACCTTCTTTCGGTCCAAAAGCAAACAATTCGGGGAAAAATTCACCTAACATCAGAGCTCCAAAAAAAGCTAAGAATATTCCAAATTGCGCTGCCGCTCCGAGTAGAAAGCTTTTTGGGTTGGCTAACAATGGTCCAAAGTCCGTCAAAACACCAACGCCCATGAATATTAATGGAGGAAATATACCAAGTTTATTCCCATAATA from Petrocella atlantisensis includes:
- a CDS encoding oxaloacetate decarboxylase subunit alpha codes for the protein MAEIIKKPIKITDTIFRDAHQSLIATRMTTEDMLPIIQKLDQVGYHSMEVWGGATFDASLRFLKEDPWERLRSLKKGFKNTKLQMLLRGQNILGYRNYADDVVEYFVQKAIANGIDIVRIFDALNDTRNLKTAIDATNKEGGHAQVAIAYTLSKVHTIEYFTNLAKELESMGAQSICIKDMAGLLVPYEAEKLVKALKANVDLPLQIHSHYTSGVASMSYMKAVEAGCDVIDTAISPFALGTAQPATEVMVEAFRNTPFDTGFDQELLAEIAEYFRPMREAALDSGLMNPKVLGVNIKTLLYQVPGGMLSNLVSQLKEQNAEHRFAEVLEEMPRVRADFGFPPLVTPTSQIVGTQAVLNVLGGERYKLITKESKALVKGEYGRTPVAISPEIVKQIIGEDQQITCRPADLIEPEIDKLRKEASAYIKQDEDVLSYALFPQVAVDYFNHRDAKLTKVDMTVADKQNKVYPV
- a CDS encoding sodium ion-translocating decarboxylase subunit beta; the encoded protein is MEAFANFIHSSGLYWLIDNFSDMGYKNLIMIVVSLTLMYLAIKKGYEPLLLLPISFGMLLVNLPITFIMDGAMTQIPLPDGTMFEFAGTKLEAAATFASDGPETVAYILSQAKEIPGGLLYYLYYGNKLGIFPPLIFMGVGVLTDFGPLLANPKSFLLGAAAQFGIFLAFFGALMLGEFFPELFAFGPKEGAAIAIIGGADGPTAIYTAIKLAPHLLGPIAVAAYSYMSLVPIIQPPIMRLLTTKEERKIKMKQLRPVSHTEKILFPIVVTILVIMILPTTAPLIGMLMFGNLIKVSGVTEKLAEVASNAMMYMITIFLGITVGATTSAEAFLNFETLGILLLGLIAFAFGTASGVLLAKLMNKLSKTQINPLIGAAGVSAVPMAARVVQKVGQEEDKSNFLLMHAMGPNVAGVIGSAVAAGVFLSLFLTA